From a single Adhaeribacter swui genomic region:
- a CDS encoding RibD family protein, with product MKPYVICHMLGSVDGRIKQDIWGFKDHHKYFEETAEKIPADAWLVGRVTMQEFSSKQEYALPPAQEDLPKTDFVADQPEKSFAVVIDPAGKCFWDTNMVSTEHVIEVLTEKVPANYLEHLRSKNVSYIFGGKEELDLALVLEKLHDLFNIKTVRIDGGGHVNGSFLKAGLIDEFSLVLAPVADGTIGSPTVFEVEEGYGTRQATHFKIKSVDRIYDDFLWIRYEVVKNQQTDW from the coding sequence ATGAAACCTTACGTAATATGCCACATGCTCGGCTCGGTGGATGGCCGGATTAAACAGGATATCTGGGGATTTAAAGACCATCATAAATATTTTGAAGAAACCGCTGAGAAAATTCCGGCGGATGCCTGGCTGGTAGGCCGGGTTACCATGCAGGAGTTTTCGAGCAAGCAGGAATATGCGTTGCCACCCGCCCAGGAAGATTTACCAAAAACCGATTTTGTGGCGGATCAGCCGGAAAAATCTTTTGCGGTAGTCATCGACCCGGCTGGCAAATGTTTCTGGGATACCAATATGGTTTCTACGGAACACGTAATTGAAGTGCTCACCGAAAAAGTGCCCGCTAATTACCTGGAGCATTTGCGTAGCAAAAATGTGTCTTACATTTTTGGCGGAAAAGAAGAACTCGATCTGGCACTGGTACTGGAGAAATTACACGATCTTTTTAACATTAAAACTGTGCGGATAGATGGCGGGGGGCATGTAAACGGGTCTTTTTTAAAAGCCGGCTTAATTGATGAATTTAGTTTGGTGCTGGCACCCGTCGCCGATGGTACCATTGGCTCGCCCACGGTTTTTGAAGTAGAAGAAGGTTATGGTACTCGCCAGGCTACGCATTTTAAAATCAAATCCGTCGACCGGATATATGACGATTTTCTCTGGATTCGCTACGAGGTAGTTAAAAATCAGCAAACTGACTGGTAA
- a CDS encoding NAD(P)-dependent oxidoreductase → MKVALIGATGFVGSAILNELVERGHQVTAIVRNPEKVKSAENITAVKANVLDENEVAEAVKNHDVVVNAFNPGWTNPNIYEEAMQGSQAIQSGVKKAGVKRLFVIGGAGSLYVAPNTQLIDTPQFPESFKAGASAARDYLNILKKEQDLVWTFLSPAIEMHQGTSGERRGKYRIGLENPVFDENNRSVISVEDMAIAIVDELENPKHIRQRFTVGY, encoded by the coding sequence ATGAAAGTAGCATTAATCGGCGCAACGGGATTTGTGGGTTCCGCCATTTTAAACGAATTAGTGGAAAGGGGCCACCAGGTAACCGCCATTGTCCGGAACCCGGAAAAAGTAAAATCAGCGGAAAATATAACGGCAGTAAAAGCCAATGTTCTGGACGAAAACGAAGTAGCCGAAGCAGTAAAAAACCATGACGTAGTAGTGAACGCCTTTAATCCCGGCTGGACCAACCCGAATATTTACGAAGAAGCCATGCAAGGTTCTCAGGCCATTCAAAGCGGGGTAAAGAAAGCAGGGGTAAAGCGCTTGTTTGTAATAGGTGGTGCGGGCAGTTTGTATGTAGCCCCCAATACGCAGTTAATTGATACGCCGCAATTCCCGGAAAGCTTTAAAGCCGGCGCTTCTGCGGCCCGCGATTACTTGAATATTTTAAAAAAAGAACAAGATTTAGTCTGGACTTTCCTGAGCCCGGCCATCGAAATGCACCAGGGAACTTCGGGCGAACGCCGCGGCAAGTACCGCATAGGTTTAGAAAATCCGGTTTTCGATGAAAACAACCGCAGCGTAATTTCCGTGGAAGATATGGCCATTGCTATTGTGGACGAACTGGAAAACCCGAAGCACATCCGTCAACGGTTTACGGTAGGGTATTAA